AATTTTTTTATTTAGAATAATATTAAAAATAAATTAATATAAAATATAAAGGATAAATTTAGTTTGACAACAATATTTTTTATTGTTAAAATGATATTAAAAAAGTATAGTTATTTTTTTAATGGAGGCAATTATGTTTTATCATATGTATGATGCCAGTAAGTCTTGGAATGGTTATGAATATCAAGGAAAAGTAGCAATGAAGGAAACTCTACTCTATTTAGAAAAAATAATAGAAGAGAAGAATATAAAAAAATTTGAAATGCTAGAAAATTATATAAATAATAATAAAATTTACTTAGAAATAGAAGAAAATGAAGATTTTTCTATTATAGATAATGATAAATATATTTCAGTTCATCAAGTAAAAACAGGTGAAGGAAGAGATGCTGCAGCAACATTAAATATGTTTTTTAGCTGTCTTGAAAAAAAATTTGGAAAATATTTTCTTCATTATACTAATGAAATTCCAATAACATTTGGAATTATTCATAAAGAATTTAAAGATGAATTAGATAAACTTTTAAATTTTAACAGAGAAAGTTGTTTTGATAATAATGGAGAATTTAAATTAAGTAAAAAAAAGCATAGTTTTCCTTTAGCATTAATTAATATGAATACTAGTGAGGAAAATCTAGATACAAATATAGAATTCATAAAAGAAAAGTTAAAAGAATATAAAGAAACACCTATAGATAAAAGTAGATTTGTTTTAAAAAAAGAAAACAACAGTTTAGAAATTGAAATAAAAGATATTATTGAAAAAATTTATATAAGAATTAATAAAAACATTGTGGTAAACGATATAGAGCACAAATATATGAATTTTGGAAAAATATTAAATGATAATATAGAAAAAAGAAGCATTGACAAAATGGCAGAAAAAAAAATAAATTTTAAAAAATTTATTGATATCTTGAAAAAAGACACTTTAGAGGCTCCAGAAGATTATATTGCTTATAAAAACCATGAAAAAATAATAGAAGTAATTGATAAAAAGTGTAATAGTCTTATAGAAGAACAATACTGTGATAAAAATAATTGCAATTCTTTATGTAGACTTCCAATAGTTGTTCATAAAATAAAAGAAATTGATAAAATACAAGATGTAATGGAATTTGTTAAAGGATTAAATTTTCCTGACAAAATAGAAGCAATTCAACATCAAAATATATCCAGTTTATTTAATTGTATCAGACATAAAAATTTAAACTTTTATAATAATTATTTATATCTTAAAGAAAAGAATGAATGTGGAACTATTTATATAAATGATGATGAAATAGACTATAAAAGAAGCTTTAATAATAATGAAAAATATTTCAATGAACTAATTAGAGAAAAAGAAGTTATTTTGACAAAATATATAAGA
The nucleotide sequence above comes from Fusobacterium sp.. Encoded proteins:
- a CDS encoding ABC-three component system protein is translated as MFYHMYDASKSWNGYEYQGKVAMKETLLYLEKIIEEKNIKKFEMLENYINNNKIYLEIEENEDFSIIDNDKYISVHQVKTGEGRDAAATLNMFFSCLEKKFGKYFLHYTNEIPITFGIIHKEFKDELDKLLNFNRESCFDNNGEFKLSKKKHSFPLALINMNTSEENLDTNIEFIKEKLKEYKETPIDKSRFVLKKENNSLEIEIKDIIEKIYIRINKNIVVNDIEHKYMNFGKILNDNIEKRSIDKMAEKKINFKKFIDILKKDTLEAPEDYIAYKNHEKIIEVIDKKCNSLIEEQYCDKNNCNSLCRLPIVVHKIKEIDKIQDVMEFVKGLNFPDKIEAIQHQNISSLFNCIRHKNLNFYNNYLYLKEKNECGTIYINDDEIDYKRSFNNNEKYFNELIREKEVILTKYIRINDILGKDSADIFQIKETKFEDYTEPKKLKIETYEEWGKENDRNN